Genomic window (Streptosporangium brasiliense):
GCAGGTCCACCACGCCCTGGACGACTCCGGGGAGCGTGCCGAGCGCGGCCTCGACCTCGCCGAGCTCCACCCGGTAACCGCGGATCTTCACCTGGTGGTCGGTGCGGCCGAGGAATTCCAGGCGCCCGTCGTCGAGCCTGCGGACCAGGTCGCCGGTGCGGTACATGCGCGTCCCGGGCTCGCCGTACGGGTCGGCGACGAAACGCTCGGCGGTCAGGGTCGGACGGCCGAGGTAGCCCCGGGCCAGGGTGTCGCCGCCGATGTAGAGCTCGCCCGCGACGCCCGGCGGGACCAGGCGCAGCGTCCGGTCCAGCACGTAGACGCGGGCGCCGGGGAGCGGGCGGCCGATGGGCCAGGCCGTGCCGGCCGCCGGCGCCCCGGGGTCCACCCGCTCGGTGGTCACCGCGACGACCGTCTCGGTGGGGCCGTAGCTGTTGAAGATCGCGCAGCCCGCGCGGGAGGCCAGCTCGCGGACCCAGGCGGTCGGCGACGCCTCGCCCGCCAGGATCAGCGCGCGGCGCGGCAGCAGCCGTCCGGGCTCCACCTCCGCGCCCAGCGCGGCCAGGTGGGAGGGCGTCATCTTCAGATAGTCGAGGTCCCGCACGGCCTCGGCCAGCTCCGGTCCGGAGCCGCGGCGGGGGAGCTGGTGGAGGGTACCGCCGCCGGTGAGCGGCAGGTAGAACATCAGCATGCTGAAGTCGAAGGCGAGCGACTGGAGCAGGCCGAAGGTGGCGCCGGGCACGATGTCGTAATCCTCGCGGATGTACTCCAGGTAGGACACGATGTGCCGGTGCTGGACGCCGACGCCCTTGGGCCGCCCCGTGGTGCCCGAGGTGTAGATCACGTAGGCGAGGTCGTCGGGGCCCGCGAGCGGTTCCAGCGGGCTGTCGTCGCCCTCGCCGGACGGCCGGTCCAGCTCGACGACGGAGCCGGCGAACCCGGCCGCCCGCTCGCGCAGCGCCGAATCGGTGACCAGCGCGACGGCCGACGAGTCGGCCAGCAGGAACTCCAGCCGCTCGCGCGGCTGCTCGGGGTCGAGCGGCAGGTAGGCGCCGCCCGCCTTGAGCACCCCGAGGATCGCGACGGCGGCGTCCACGGCCCCGTCCAGGCAGATCGCGACGCGGGCGTCGGGCCCCACCCCGAGGCTCCGCAGGTGCCTGGCCAGCCGGTTGGCCCGGCGGTGCAGCTCGGCGAAGGTGAGTGAGCGCTCCCCGGCGACGAGGGCGGGCGCGTCGGGGGTCCGCGCCGCCTGGGCCTCGGCCATCTCGCCGAGTGTGCGGTGCGCGGGCCGCCAGATGCGGGTGCCCGCCCAGTCGCCGAGCAGCCTCTCGCGTTCCTGCTCGTCGAGCAGCGACACCTCCGACAGGCGGTGGTCGTGGCCGGTGACGGCCTCCTTCAGGAAGCGGCGCATCGAGCGCTCGATCCGCTCGACGGTGGCCGGTTCGAACAGGTCGCTGCGGTAGGTGAACAGGCCGTTCAGGCCCTCGTCGGTCTCGGTGACGTAGAGGGCCAGGTCGAACTGGGTGATCGCGAGCGGTGGGTCGAACGGGACGACGTCCAGCCCGGCGACGGCCCTGTCCCGGCTCACCTGGCCGGTGAGCGTGAAGGTCGCCTGGAAGATCGCCGAGCGGCTGGGGTCCCGCTCCACGCGCAGGTCGTTGACGAGCTGGTGGAACGGGTAGTCCTGGTGCGCGAGCGCGCCGAGCACCGTCTCCCTGGTACGGAGCATGTGCTCGGCGACGGTGGGGTCGTCGCCGGTGCGGCTGCGCAGGGTCACCATGTTGACGAAGGAGCCGACCACCTCCTCCAGCTCGCGGTAGGGCCGTCCGGCCACCGGCGAGCCCACCGCGAAGTCGTCCTGGTCCGCGTGCCGGGCGAGCACCGCCTGGTAGGCCGCGAGCAGGGTCATGTAGAGCGTGGCGCCGTGCGAGCGGCCCAGCTCGCGCACGGCCTCGGTCAGCTCGGCGTCCCAGGTGAAGGCGTGGACCGCGCCGTCGAAGCGCTGTTCGGCCGGGCGCGGCCGGTCGGTGGGCAGCTCCAGGTCGGGCAGCCCGGCCAGCTGCTCGCGCCAGAAGGCGACGTCGGGCTCGACGGCCGGCCCGGCCAGCCGCTCCCGCTCCCACACGGCGAAGTCGCCGAACTGCACGGGCGGCTCGGGCAGCTCCGCCGGCACGCCCTCGCGGAGCCCGCCGTACAGCCTGAGCAGCTCCTCGGCCATGATCTCCAGCGACCGGCCGTCGCTGACGGCGTGGTGGACGGCGAGCAGGAGCACGTGGTCGTCCGGCCCGATACGGACCAGCACCGCCCGCAGCGGCGCGTCGGCCGCAAGGTCGAACGGTCGCAGGAGTTCCTCGCCGACGAGCTCCGCCGCCCGTTCCACGCCGTCCGCTTCGACGACCTTCAGCACAGTGGGCCCCGGCCCGTCGACGACGACCCGCGGCCGCCCGTCCTGGGTGGTGGGCAAACGCATCCGCAGGGCCTCGTGCCTGGCGGTCAGCGCCGTCAGCGCCTCCTGGAGCAGCACGGCGTCCAGCTCACCCGTCAGGCGCATGGCCAGCGGGATCGTGTAGGCGGTGTTGCCCGGAGCGAGCTGCTCCATGAACCACAGCCGCTCCTGCCCGCTGGAGGGCGGTGGCTCGGTCCCCGGGGGGCGTGGCCGGACGGTGGTGCCCGCAGCCCGGCCGCGCAGTCGTTGCGACAAGAGGGCGCGTTTGTCGGCTGAGAGGGCGACGGCGCGCTCCGACAGCTGCTCGGTCATCCGAGGCTTTTCCCTTCCTTGCTGGGACTACGGCGTTGCGGGGCTACGGGCTCTGTCCTTCGATGTCCGCGATCAGCAGCGCCTCGACGGCGTCCGCCAGCCTCTCGACCGTGGGGTTGGTGAAGACCGCGTCGACCGGTACCTCCAGGTCCACGGCGGCCCTGATCCTGGAGACGACCCTGATGGCCAGCAGCGAGTTGCCGCCGAGCGCGAAGAAGTCGTCGTGCACGCCGACCCGCTCCACCCCGAGCACCTCGGTCCAGATCTCCGTGACCAGGACCTCGGCCTCCGTCCGGGGCTCCTGCGCCACGGCGGCGGGCTCCTGCCAGGCGGGGGCGGGCAGCGCCCGCCGGTCGATCTTGCCGTTGTGGTTGAGCGGCAGCCCGTCCAGCAGGACGAAGGCCGAAGGCACCATGTAGGCGGGCAGCGTCTCCTCGGCGAAGCGCCGCACCTGCCCGGTGAGCTCCGCGTCCGCGGCGGGGGAGGGAGCGGCCGGCGGCCGGTGCGGGACCACGTAGGCGACCAGACGCCTGTCACCCGGCTGGTCCTCCCGCACCAGGGTCACGGCCTGGGCCACGGCGGGGTGGCGGGCCAGGACGGTCTCGATCTCGCCGAGCTCGATGCGGATGCCGCGGATCTTGACCTGGTCGTCGACGCGGCCCAGGTAGTCGAGGAGACCGTCGGGCAGCCGGCGGACGAGGTCGCCGGTGCGGTACATGCGCGTCCCGGGCTCGCCGTACGGGTCGGCGACGAAGCGCTCGGCCGTGAGGTCCGGGCGGCCGAGGTAGCCGCGGGCCAGGTGCTCGCCCGCGATGTACAGCTCGCCCGGCACGCCGGCGGGCACCGGGCGGAGCCTGCCGTCCAGGACGTAGGCGCGCGTGTTGTCGAGCGGACGGCCGATCGGGACGACGGCGGCGGGGGCGGTCACGTGGTGGGCGGTGACGTAGATCGTGGTCTCGGTGGGGCCGTAGCCGTTGCGGACCTCGCCGCCGGCCAGCAGGACGCGCTCCACCGCCGGCGGGGACGCGGCCTCACCGGCGATCCACAGCTCCGGGACCCGCGCGAGCACGGCCGGCGACTCCTCGGCCAGCACGTTGAACAGGCCGGTGGTCAGGAACACCGCGCTGACCTGTTCCTCCTCCAGGGCCCGGCGCAGCACCGAGGCGTCCACCGGGCCGGGCGGGGCCACGACCACGGTCCCGCCGTTGAGCAGCGGCACCCACAGCTCGTACATGGAGACGTCGAAGGAGGACGCCGTGTGGAACAGGACCCTGCGGTGCCCGGGGCCGTGCCAGAGGCGGTCGGCGGCGAAGGCGGCGACGTTGCGGTGGGTGACCGCCACCCCCTTGGGCACCCCGGTCGACCCGGAGGTGAACATCACATACGCCAGCCGGTCGGGGGCGATCTCCAGGTCCGGGTCCACCGGGTCGCTCTCCGGCCCCACCTGGACGGCCGGCAGGTGCGCGGTGAGGTCGTGTCCGGCGTAGGTCGCGTCGGTCACCAGGACCCGGGCGCGGGTCTGCTCGGTGATCCAGCGCATCCGTGCCATCGGCAGGCCGGGGTGGAGGGGCACGTAGGTGCCGCCGGCCTTGACCACCGCCAGCAGCGTCACCACCGTCTCGGCCGAGCGTTCCATCAGCACCACGACCGCCGACTCGGGTCCGACCCCGGCGGCGCTCAGCCGCCGGGCCAGCGCGTTGGCCCGCGCGTTCAGCTCCGCCGCCGAAAGGCGGACCGCGCCGCAGACCACCGCCTCGGCCTCCGGAGCCGCCGCCACCCGCGCCTGGAACAGCCGGGCCAGGTCGCCCCCGGGGATCCGGGCCGCGGTGTCGTTCCATTTCTCCAGCAGGGTGTAGCGCTCCTCCGGCGCGAGCAGCTCCACCTCGCTCACGCGGACGTCCGGATCCGCGGCCACCGCCTCCAGCAGCCGTACCAGCCGCGCGGTGATCGACTCCACCGTGCCGGGGTCGAACAGGTCGCGGGCGTACTGCACCACTCCTTCGACACCTCCGGGGACGGCGCCGGCGGAGACGTTCTCGCTGAGGCCGAACGCGAGGTCGCACTTCGCGCCGCCGAAGCCGTACAGCGAGTAGGCCGGGTCGGGCACCGCCGTCAGGCCCGGCAGCCCGGCCTCGTCGCCCGGGGTGTTGTCCAGGCCGAGCATCACCTGGAAGAGCGGAGGGCAGCCGGGGATCCTCGGCGGGTTGACCGCCTCCACCACCTGCTCGAACGGCACGTCCTGGTGCGCGTACGCCGCCAGGTCCGTCTCCTTGACCCGGGCCAGCAGCTCGCGGAAGCCCGGGTCGCCCGAGGTGTCGGTGCGCAGCACCAGGGTGTTGGCGAAGAAGCCCACCAGCTCGTCCAGCGCCCCGTCGGTACGGCCGGCCGCGGGCACGCCGATCGGCACGTCGGTGCCGGCTCCCAGCCGGGTCAGCAGCGCCGCCAGCGCGGCCTGCACGACCATGAACAGCGTGGCCTGGTTGGCCCTGGCCAGCGCGAGCAGTCGCCCGTGCAGCTCGGGCGAGAGCCGCAGGGGCACCGAGCCGCCCCGGTGTCCGGACGCCGGCGTCCGGGGCCTGTCGACGGGCAGCGCCAGCTCCTCGGGCGCCCCCGCCAGGGCCGCGCGCCAGTAGGCGGTCTGCGCGCTCACGAGACTGTCCGGGTCGGCCGGGTCGCCGAGCAGCTCGCGCTGCCACAGCGCGTAGTCGGAGTAGCGCACGGGCAGCGGTTCCCAGTCGGGGGCCGCACCGCGCGTGCGGGCCGCGTAGGCCAGGGCCAGGTCACGCCTGAGCGGGGCCAGCGACCAGCCGTCCATGGCGATGTGGTGGAACAGCAGGGCCAGCACGTGCTCGCCCGGCTCGCCGGGGGCGCCGGGCCGCAGCGCGAACAGCAGCGCCCGCACCGGCGGCTCGGCCGAGAGGTCGAAGGGGCGCAGCACCGCCTCCTCCACCGCCGCGCCGAGCCCCGCCTCGTCGGTCTCCACCACCGTCAGCTCGGGTACGGTCTCCAGCACCCGCTGCCGGGGCCGGCCGTCCTGGGCGGGGAAGACGGTGCGCAGCGTCTCGTGCCGCCACGCCACGTCCCCGAGCGCGGCCGCCAGCGCCGGCCTGTCCAGCCGCCCGGACAGCCGCAGGACCAGCGGGACGGTGTAGAGCCCGCCCGGCTCCGCGAGCTGGTCGACGATCCAGAGCCGGTGCTGGGCGAAGGAGGGGGAGGGCGGCTCGGAGGACTCCGCGCGGACCAGCGGCGGCCTGACCCCGCCGGTGCCGCCGGTCCGCGCCCGCTCGACCAGGGCCGCGAGCCCGGCGACGGTGGGCTCCTCGAAGACCGCCCTCACCTGCAGCTCGACGGAGAGTGCCGACCTGATCCCGGTCACCACCCGCATGGCCAGCAGCGAATGCCCGCCCAGGGCGAAGAAGTCGTCGTCGACCCCGATCCCCGGCGTGCCCAGCACCTGCGTGAACAGCCCGCAGAGGATCTCCTCCACCGGGGTGCGCGGCGCCGCGCCGGAGGTCGCCGTCTCGGGCGCGGGCAGCGCCCGCCGGTCGACCTTGCCGTTGTGGTTGAGCGGCAGCGCGTCCAGGACGACGAAGGAGGAGGGGACCATGTAGGCCGGCAGCGTCTCCTCGGCGTACCGGCGGACCCGCCCGGCCGGCTCGCCGGAGCCGGCGGTGCCCGGCGGGTCCTGCGGGACGAGATAGGCGACCAGGCGGCTGTCGCCCGGTTGGTCCCGTCTGGCGAGGGTGACGGCCTGGGCCACGGCGGGGTGGCGGGCCAGGACGGCCTCGATCTCGCCGAGCTCGATGCGGAAACCGCGGATCTTCACCTGGCCGTCGGCCCGGCCGACGAACTCCCAGGTCCCGTCGTCGCGGCGCCGTACCAGGTCGCCGGTGCGGTACATGCGTGATCCGGGCTCGCCGTACGGGTCGGCGACGAAGCGCTCGGCCGTGAGGTCCGGGCGGCCGAGGTAGCCGCGGGCCAGGTGCTCGCCCGCGAGATACAGCTCGCCCTCCTCGGCCGGCCGCAGCGTCTCGTCCAGGACGTGGGCGCGGACCGCCTCCAGCGGGCCGCCGATGGGGACGGCGCCGGTGAAGGGGCCGGCCACGTGGTGCGACAGCGCGAACGTCGTGGTCTCGGTGGGCCCGTAGGCGTTGCGGACGGCGCCGCCGGCGTCGAGGACCCGCTCCACCGCGGCGGGGGAGGCGGCCTCGCCGCCGGTCCACAGGTGCGGGACCCGCGCGAGCACGGCGGGCGCGTCCTGGGCCAGTACGTTGAACAGGCCGGTGGTCAGGAACACCGCGCTGACCTGTTCCTCCTCCAGGGCCCGGCGCAGCACCGAGGCGTCCACCGGGCCGGGCGGGGCCACGACCACGGTCCCGCCGTTGAGCAGCGGCACCCACAGCTCATAGGTGGAGGCGTCGAAGGCGTACGGCGAGTGCGACAGCACGCGGTGGTGGTCGCGCCAGCGCCGGTCAGCCGTCAGCGCGGTGACGTTGCGGTGGGTGACCGCCACCCCCTTGGGCACCCCGGTCGACCCGGAGGTGAACATCACATACGCCAGCCGGTCCGGGCCGATCTCCAGGCCCAGGTTCCCGTCGGCGTCATCCGGGGCCTGCGCCCCGGCGTCGGCCGTCAGGGTGGGCAGGTGCGCGGTGAGGTCGTGTCCGGCGTAGGTCGCGTCGGTCACCAGGACCCGGGCGCGGGTCTGCTCGGTGATCCAGCGCATCCGTGCCATCGGCAGGCCGGGGTGGAGGGGCACGTAGGTGCCGCCGGCCTTGACCACCGCCAGCAGCGTCACCACCGTCTCGGCCGAGCGTTCCATCAGCACCACGACCGCCGACTCGGGTCCGACCCCGGCGGCGCTCAGCCGCCGGGCCAGCGCGTTGGCCCGCGCGTTCAGCTCCGCCGCCGAAAGGCGGACCGCGCCGCAGACCACCGCCTCGGCCTCCGGAGCCGCCGCCACCCGTGCCTCGAAGGCCTCCACCAGGTCGTTTCGGAAGGGGAGCGGGTTCACGGTATCTCCAGAGCTTCATGGCACGGTGGCACGGCAGACGGAATCGATGACGGTGATGCCGGTCAACCACGCGGAATGACGGCATGCTGTGAACGCGACTCGCGATGGAGGCGGCCGGCAAGTGCGGAGCTTGGCAGCCGTTCAGAAGGTGGAGAGGCTGCGGGGACGCATGTCGGTCCAGCCCGCATCGATGAAGTCCAGACACCCCTGGCGGGTGTCATCCCCGTGCACGACGTCCCAGCCAGGGGGAACGTCGATGGACACGGGCCAGAGAGAGTGCTGTCCCGTGGTGTTCGTCAGGACGAGGTAACGGCCGTTTCCGTCCTCGAACGGATCGTTCATACAGACTCCGTGTTTCGGATGCGGCTTTTTGAACCATTTAGTCAACCGGAACGCAGGGTCGCTGCGTGGTAACCGGAGGCGGCCGAAAGCATCGTATTAGTGAATTGGTGATCTAAAAGCGGAGTATGCCGTCAAGGACTACGGAAGTGTCAACCCTTGACAGAGTGGGAAAAAGGGGCCAAGATCCCCTGCTGCCGGGTGCTTCCGGTGTAAAACGGGGACTGGGGAAACGGGGAACAATGGCCGAGCGCGCACCGCTGCCCTATGAATACCTGCGCCGGGTCCCGGCGTTCACGGTCGTCAGCGACGACCTCGCGGACGGGGGCGTCCTGCCCGACGCGCACGTCTACGAGTCCGGCAACCTCTCCCCGCACCTGCGCTGGTCGGGTGCCCCGGAGGGGACGAGAAGCTACGCGGTGACCTGCTTCGACCCCGACGCGCCCACCGGCAGCGGCTGGTGGCACTGGCTGCTGGTCGACATCCCCGCCGAGGTGACCGAGCTGCCGCGCGGTGCCGGGAGCGGTGCGATGGAGGGTCTGCCCAAGGGGGCCGTCCACGGCCGCAACGACTACGGCGCCTTCGACTTCGGCGGGGCCGCGCCGCCCCCGGGCCCGCCGCACCGCTACGTCTTCGCCGTCCACGCCCTCGGTGTCGAGAGCATCGAGGTCACCCCCGACCAGACGGCCGCCGTCTTCGGCGGGACGGTCAACCACCACGCCCTGGCCCGCGCGGTGCTCGTCGCCGAGTACGGCGTGTGACCTGGCAGGGCGTGCGGCCTGGTACGGCGCGCGTCCCTGCGCGGCGCGTGATTCCGAGCGTTATGTGACCTTGTGTGACGTGTGATCCAGCGCGGCGGGTGTCCTGGTGGGGCGGTGCGATCCGCCTCGCCGGCCTCCGGGGGTGAGAACGGCCACCGGCCGGGTGGTTTCGGCCCGGCCATTTCCGGTCCGGACGTTCCGGCCCGCCATTTCTGGGCCGGTTATTTCTGGGCCGGCCGTTTTCGGTCCGACCATTACGGGGCCAGGTCGGCCCTCCGGAGCCGGACCGGCCCCGCGCCCCGCAGTGGCCGGGCGCGGGGCGGGGATCGGGACGCCGCTCAGACGTAGAGGCGGAGCAGGTCCTCCTCGGTCTCCCGGCGCACGATCACCCGGGCCGTCCCCTCGCGGACGGCGACCACCGGGGGGCGCGTCACGTGGTTGTAGTTGCTGGCCATCGACCGCTGGTAGGCCCCCGAGGCGGGGACCGCCAGCAGGTCGCCGGGCCGTACGTCGGCGGGCAGCGGCAGGTCGCGGACGAGCACGTCGCCGCTCTCGCAGTGCCGGCCGACCACGGTGACCTCGCGGAGCGGGGCGTCGGAGGAGCGGGAGGCCAGGAGCGCGGTGTAGGCGGCGCCGTACATGGCGGGGCGGGGGTTGTCGCTCATCCCGCCGTCCACGCTGACGTAGGTGTTGACGCCGGGGATCTCCTTGACCGTGCCCACCTCGTAGAGGGCGACGGCGGTGGGCCCGGCGATCGAGCGGCCCGGCTCCACGGCGAGCCGCAGGTGGTCCGGGACGGTCGCGCGCAGGGCCGCGACCACCTCGGCCGGGCGCGGCGGCACCGGGTCGCCGGGCCGGTAGACGATGCCCAGGCCGCCGCCGAGGTCGAGCTTGGGGATCGTCACGCCGTGCTCGCGCTCGGCGGCCAGCAGGAAATCGGCCATCCGGCGGGCGGCCAGGGTGAAGCCGCCCAGATCGGTGATCTGCGAGCCGATGTGGGAGTGCAGCCCGGTCAGCTCCAGTGAGGGGGCGGCCAGCACCCGGCGGACCGCCTCGGCCGCCAGGCCCGCGCTGAGCGAGAACCCGAACTTCGAGTCGTCGCCCCCGGTGGCGATGAACTCGTGGGTGTGGGCCTCCACCCCGGGGGTGACCCGGATCATCACGCGCTGCCGGACCCCCGCCGCGCCGGCCAGCGCGGCCAGGCGCTCGATCTCGGCGAAGGAGTCCACGACCACGCAGCCGACGCCCCAGGCGACGGCGCGGCGCAGCTCGGCGACCGACTTGTTGTTGCCGTGGAAGACCACCCGTGAGGGGTCCATGCCGCCGGCCACGGCCACGGCCAGCTCACCCCCGGTGCACACGTCGAGGCAGAGCCCGGCCGCGTCCAGCCAGCGCACCACCTCGGGGCAGAGGAACGCCTTGCCGCCGTAGTGCACCTCGCCGTCGGGCAGCGCGTCCCGCCACTCCGCGCAGCGGCCCTGGAACTCCTCCTCGTCGAGGACGTAGGCGGGCGTGCCGAATTCGGCGGCGAGCTCCCGCACGCCGATCCCGCCGATGCGCAGTTCCCCGCCGGTCCATGCCGCGGTGCGCGGCCAGCCGTTCTCGATGACCAAGCTCATGCGGTCGAAGTTAGGGCTTCATGGCTTTTGTCCGGTCCCAGCGTCGAAGGTTTCGATGCTGAGGCTCGCAAGCATTCATCTGCGTTGGGGCTGTTACCTCCCGCCGACAGCATGAGCTCATCAATTCGCAAACCGGGAGGTTCTATGACAAAGCGCCTGTATTCGGTTATCGCTGTCGCGCTGGCCGTATCGGCGTTCGCCGGTGGCTGCGGGCGCTCGTCGTCGGGGACCGACGCCGGCGCGGGCGCCGCCTCGGCGGCGGGCAAGACCGCGAAAGACCTGGTGCCCGAGGCCGTGCGCAAGACGGGCAAGCTCCGGATGGCGACCTCCGAGGGCTACCCGCCGATGGAGATGTACAAGCCGGGCACCCAGGAGCTCACCGGTGTCGACCCGGACCTGGCCGCCGCGATCGCGGCCAAGCTCGGCCTGGAGGCGACGGTGACCAACGCGGCCTTCGACGGCCTCATCCCGGGTCTGCAGGCGGGCCGGTGGGACGTGGTGATGTCCTCGATGAGCGACACCGAGGAGCGCCGGGCGGCCGTCGACTTCGTCGACTACTTCAACGCCGGCGGGGCCATCATGGTCAAGAAGGGCAACCCCGAGGGCATCAAGACCCTTGAGGACCTGTGCGGCCGCACCGTCGTGCTGGCCAAGGGCAGCTCGAACCTCGCCATCGGGCAGCGGCAGGACGAGAAGTGCGCCAAGAAGATGCAGATCATGCAGAGTGAGGACGCGCCGACCGGCCTGCTCAGCATCGACTCCGGCCGCGCGGCCGCGACCATCGTCGACTCGCCCGTCGCGGCGATGTACGCCAAGGACACCGGCAAGTACGACGTGCTGCCCGAGCAGTACGACGCCGGCCCCTGGGGCATCGCCGTCGACCGCCGCAACACCGCGCTGCGCGACGCCGTCGCCAAGGCCATGCAGGAGCTGACGGCCGACGGCGGCTACAAGGCGGTTCTGGACAAGTACGGCGTCGCGAGCAACGCCGTACCCGAGGTGATGGTCAACACCAAGCCATGGAAGTGACCAAGACCCCCCAGATCGCCGAGGCCGCGCACCTGCCGATCGACGCGGTCCGCCCGCCGCGGCCCGGCCGGTGGATCGCCGCGGTGGTCGCCGCGTCCGCCCTGGTCTGGCTGGCCTACACGATCATCGTCAACGAGAACCTGCACTGGGACGTCATCGCCGAGTACCTGATGGACGGCAGGGTCCTCGGCGGCCTGTGGGTCACGGTCCAGCTCACCGTGCTGTCAATGGTGATCGGCCTGGCGCTGGGGATCCTCGCCGCGGTGATGCAACTGTCCGGCAGCCCCGTGCTGCGCGGCGCCTCCGGCCTCTACACCTGGTTCTTCCGCGGCACCCCGCTGCTGGTCCAGCTCATCTTCTGGTTCAACATCGGGCTGGTCTTCCCCTCCTTCGGCATCGGCGTGCCCTTCGACGGCCCCAAGCTGGTCGAGTGGCAGGCCAACGAGCTGATCACGCCCTTCACCGCGGCCCTGCTCGGCCTGGCGATCAACGAGGGCGCCTACATGGCCGAGATCGTCCGGGCGGGCATCCGCTCGGTGGACCCCGGCCAGCGCGAGGCGGCCGAGGCGCTCGGCATGTCGCACCGGCAGGTGCTCCGCCGGGTGGTGCTCCCGCAGGCGATGCGGGTGATCATCCCGCCCACCGGCAACCAGTTCATCTCGATGCTCAAGACCACCTCGATGGTCTCGGTCATCGCCGGCGCCGAGCTGCTGACCGTCTCCCAGCGCATCTACCTCGGCAACTTCGAGGTGATCGCGATGCTCATCGTGGCCTCCATCTGGTACATCGTGCTGACCACCATCGCGAGCGTCGGCCAGCACTTCGTCGAGAAACGGTTCGAGCGCGGTCACCACGCGCTGCGGACCAGGGTCCGCCGCAACCTGCGGCCGTTCGGCAGGGGGAACGCATGAAGGGCGAGCCCATGGTGAAGATCCGCTCGGTGCGCAAGTGCTTCGGCTCCGTCGAGGTGCTCAAGGGCATCAGCCTGGACGTGCCCGAGGGCGGTGTCGTCTGCGTCGTCGGCCCGTCCGGGTCCGGCAAGTCGACGCTGCTGCGCTGCGTCAACCGGCTGGAGACCATCGACTCCGGCCGCATCTGGGTGGACGGCGACCTGATCGGCTACGCCGAGCAGGGCGACCGGCTCCACCACCTGCGCCCCGCCCAGCTCTGCCGCCAGCGGCAGGAGATCGGCATGGTCTTCCAGCGCTTCCACCTGTTCCCGCACCGCACGGCGCTGGAGAACGTCATGGAGGGCCCGGTGGTCGTCAAGGGAGCCGCCAAGGCCGACGCCAGGAGGAAGGCGCTGGAACTGCTGGAGCGGGTGGACCTCG
Coding sequences:
- a CDS encoding non-ribosomal peptide synthetase translates to MNPLPFRNDLVEAFEARVAAAPEAEAVVCGAVRLSAAELNARANALARRLSAAGVGPESAVVVLMERSAETVVTLLAVVKAGGTYVPLHPGLPMARMRWITEQTRARVLVTDATYAGHDLTAHLPTLTADAGAQAPDDADGNLGLEIGPDRLAYVMFTSGSTGVPKGVAVTHRNVTALTADRRWRDHHRVLSHSPYAFDASTYELWVPLLNGGTVVVAPPGPVDASVLRRALEEEQVSAVFLTTGLFNVLAQDAPAVLARVPHLWTGGEAASPAAVERVLDAGGAVRNAYGPTETTTFALSHHVAGPFTGAVPIGGPLEAVRAHVLDETLRPAEEGELYLAGEHLARGYLGRPDLTAERFVADPYGEPGSRMYRTGDLVRRRDDGTWEFVGRADGQVKIRGFRIELGEIEAVLARHPAVAQAVTLARRDQPGDSRLVAYLVPQDPPGTAGSGEPAGRVRRYAEETLPAYMVPSSFVVLDALPLNHNGKVDRRALPAPETATSGAAPRTPVEEILCGLFTQVLGTPGIGVDDDFFALGGHSLLAMRVVTGIRSALSVELQVRAVFEEPTVAGLAALVERARTGGTGGVRPPLVRAESSEPPSPSFAQHRLWIVDQLAEPGGLYTVPLVLRLSGRLDRPALAAALGDVAWRHETLRTVFPAQDGRPRQRVLETVPELTVVETDEAGLGAAVEEAVLRPFDLSAEPPVRALLFALRPGAPGEPGEHVLALLFHHIAMDGWSLAPLRRDLALAYAARTRGAAPDWEPLPVRYSDYALWQRELLGDPADPDSLVSAQTAYWRAALAGAPEELALPVDRPRTPASGHRGGSVPLRLSPELHGRLLALARANQATLFMVVQAALAALLTRLGAGTDVPIGVPAAGRTDGALDELVGFFANTLVLRTDTSGDPGFRELLARVKETDLAAYAHQDVPFEQVVEAVNPPRIPGCPPLFQVMLGLDNTPGDEAGLPGLTAVPDPAYSLYGFGGAKCDLAFGLSENVSAGAVPGGVEGVVQYARDLFDPGTVESITARLVRLLEAVAADPDVRVSEVELLAPEERYTLLEKWNDTAARIPGGDLARLFQARVAAAPEAEAVVCGAVRLSAAELNARANALARRLSAAGVGPESAVVVLMERSAETVVTLLAVVKAGGTYVPLHPGLPMARMRWITEQTRARVLVTDATYAGHDLTAHLPAVQVGPESDPVDPDLEIAPDRLAYVMFTSGSTGVPKGVAVTHRNVAAFAADRLWHGPGHRRVLFHTASSFDVSMYELWVPLLNGGTVVVAPPGPVDASVLRRALEEEQVSAVFLTTGLFNVLAEESPAVLARVPELWIAGEAASPPAVERVLLAGGEVRNGYGPTETTIYVTAHHVTAPAAVVPIGRPLDNTRAYVLDGRLRPVPAGVPGELYIAGEHLARGYLGRPDLTAERFVADPYGEPGTRMYRTGDLVRRLPDGLLDYLGRVDDQVKIRGIRIELGEIETVLARHPAVAQAVTLVREDQPGDRRLVAYVVPHRPPAAPSPAADAELTGQVRRFAEETLPAYMVPSAFVLLDGLPLNHNGKIDRRALPAPAWQEPAAVAQEPRTEAEVLVTEIWTEVLGVERVGVHDDFFALGGNSLLAIRVVSRIRAAVDLEVPVDAVFTNPTVERLADAVEALLIADIEGQSP
- a CDS encoding MbtH family protein gives rise to the protein MNDPFEDGNGRYLVLTNTTGQHSLWPVSIDVPPGWDVVHGDDTRQGCLDFIDAGWTDMRPRSLSTF
- a CDS encoding YbhB/YbcL family Raf kinase inhibitor-like protein, producing MAERAPLPYEYLRRVPAFTVVSDDLADGGVLPDAHVYESGNLSPHLRWSGAPEGTRSYAVTCFDPDAPTGSGWWHWLLVDIPAEVTELPRGAGSGAMEGLPKGAVHGRNDYGAFDFGGAAPPPGPPHRYVFAVHALGVESIEVTPDQTAAVFGGTVNHHALARAVLVAEYGV
- the lysA gene encoding diaminopimelate decarboxylase yields the protein MSLVIENGWPRTAAWTGGELRIGGIGVRELAAEFGTPAYVLDEEEFQGRCAEWRDALPDGEVHYGGKAFLCPEVVRWLDAAGLCLDVCTGGELAVAVAGGMDPSRVVFHGNNKSVAELRRAVAWGVGCVVVDSFAEIERLAALAGAAGVRQRVMIRVTPGVEAHTHEFIATGGDDSKFGFSLSAGLAAEAVRRVLAAPSLELTGLHSHIGSQITDLGGFTLAARRMADFLLAAEREHGVTIPKLDLGGGLGIVYRPGDPVPPRPAEVVAALRATVPDHLRLAVEPGRSIAGPTAVALYEVGTVKEIPGVNTYVSVDGGMSDNPRPAMYGAAYTALLASRSSDAPLREVTVVGRHCESGDVLVRDLPLPADVRPGDLLAVPASGAYQRSMASNYNHVTRPPVVAVREGTARVIVRRETEEDLLRLYV
- a CDS encoding ABC transporter substrate-binding protein: MTKRLYSVIAVALAVSAFAGGCGRSSSGTDAGAGAASAAGKTAKDLVPEAVRKTGKLRMATSEGYPPMEMYKPGTQELTGVDPDLAAAIAAKLGLEATVTNAAFDGLIPGLQAGRWDVVMSSMSDTEERRAAVDFVDYFNAGGAIMVKKGNPEGIKTLEDLCGRTVVLAKGSSNLAIGQRQDEKCAKKMQIMQSEDAPTGLLSIDSGRAAATIVDSPVAAMYAKDTGKYDVLPEQYDAGPWGIAVDRRNTALRDAVAKAMQELTADGGYKAVLDKYGVASNAVPEVMVNTKPWK
- a CDS encoding amino acid ABC transporter permease translates to MEVTKTPQIAEAAHLPIDAVRPPRPGRWIAAVVAASALVWLAYTIIVNENLHWDVIAEYLMDGRVLGGLWVTVQLTVLSMVIGLALGILAAVMQLSGSPVLRGASGLYTWFFRGTPLLVQLIFWFNIGLVFPSFGIGVPFDGPKLVEWQANELITPFTAALLGLAINEGAYMAEIVRAGIRSVDPGQREAAEALGMSHRQVLRRVVLPQAMRVIIPPTGNQFISMLKTTSMVSVIAGAELLTVSQRIYLGNFEVIAMLIVASIWYIVLTTIASVGQHFVEKRFERGHHALRTRVRRNLRPFGRGNA